Genomic segment of Myxococcus stipitatus:
TCTCGTTGGAGCACCTGACGCTCCACCTGGACTCGGACGCGATGCCGCGTCCAGGACAGGCTGCGTCCGTGGTGCTGGGACAAGGTGAGCGCTGGGCCACGTCCCTGGACGCGGAGGTGATGGAGGTGCGCGGTGGGCGACCGGAGGTCAGCCTGCGCTTCGTCTCGCCTCCGCTGGACGCGGGCCGCCGCATCGTCACCGTGCTGGAGGCGCTGCGCGACAACGGCCTGCTGCTGCCGCCGGAGACGCGGCCGGTGTGGAAGGAGCGCATCGACCGCAAGGACCGCGTCGCTCGCATCTGCGAGGCGCTGGTGGGTCGTCAGGCGCGCGGCGTGGCGCGCACGGCGCAAGGCGTGAAGGTCAACGTGACGGCCGTCTACTTCGACCCGATGGGCGCTCGCATGGGCTGGCGCTTCGACGGGCCGGTGCCGTCGGGCCCGTTCGTGGTGGAGGCCTTCGGCTACAGCAGCGTGGTGCACCTGGAGGCGCGCGACGCGCACGAGGAGGGCGGCCGGGTGATGGTCTCCCTGCCCTCGGAGGTGGTGCGCTACCGCCACCGCTGGCTGCGCCGCGCGCCGCCCAGCAGCCCGTGCACGCTGTCCTTCAACCACCCCATGTGGCCGCAGGTCCACGTGCGCCGCCCGGTGTTGGATTTGTCCTATGAGGGCCTGGCCTTCATGACGGAGCCGGGCGAGGACCTGCTGTACCCGGGCCTGCGTCAGCCCGTGCTCGAGGTGGCCATGGACGGCATGCCACCGGTGCGACTGCGCGCGGAGGTGCGCAACATCTCCAGCACCGCGGCGGGACGCCGGTGCGGCATGTCCGTGCGTCCGCTGGACGCGGAAGGGGCCCGGGCGTGGCGCGCGCTGGTGGAGGCGCAGATGCATCCGTCCACCCGCGTGGAAGGCGACTGGGGTGATGCCACGTGGAAGCTCTTCCAGGGCTCCGGCTACTTCGGCCTGCCCGGCAAGTCGGCCGAGGACTTCGTGGAGGAGCGCCCCTGGTTCGACGCCACGCAGGAGCGGCTGGAGGGCCGCACGCGCCTGGGCTACCGGGTGGTGCGCCCCGCGGGTGAGTCGCTGGAGGCCACGCTGTCGGTGGTGAAGCCCTACGAGGGGACGTGGATGGCGCACCAGCTGGCGCGTCAGCACGTGCCCGGTCAGCGCTCCTCCGCGCGAGAGGCGCTGCGCGACATCTACCTGCGCGGCTACGAGCCCACGCAGGTGGACCCGGACGTGAAGTGGTTCATCGCCTTCTGCGAGGCGAATGTCCGCTGGGTGCGCTTCACCAAGTTCGACTTCGCGAGCTGGTACGAGCACACGGGCCAGGCGTGCCTGACGCCCTTCCGCCTGATGGAGGCGGAGGTGGACCGCGAGTGGGACGTGCCCGAGGACGTGGAGGTGGGGCCGCCCACCGACGCGGAGCGCGAGCGCTTCTTCCAGGAAATCGAGCGCACGCGCCCGGTGGCCTACCGCGAGGCGCTGGACCTGGTGCCCGAGCGCTTCGACCTGTCGCGCGCGAGGATGAAGTGGGGCGAGGCGGGCCTGGGCCGCGAGCGCGAGCTGCGCGTGGCGCGGGTGCAGGGCCGCGCGGTGGCCATGGCGGTGCTGGAGTCCGCGCAGCCGGGCGTCAACCTCTTCAACGTGCTCGACGGCGTGCGGATGGTGTCGCTGGGCGACGACTCACAGCCGGAGGCGCAGCGGGCCTTGCTGGCGCTGCTGGCCCACGCGGCGGACTGGTACCGGGCCCGAGGCCGCCGCGTGTTCGTCCACTACGTGGAAGGCGAGTGCGTGGAGTACGTGGAGCGCGCCGCCCTGGCGGACCTGGGCGAAGGCAAGCTCTGGGTCATCTCCTCCGCGCTCCTGCCGGAGTTCCTGGAGCACCTCTGCGAGGCCACCACGCCGCGCCCGGCCGCTTGAGCCGGGGGCGCGGCGGGGACGTCGCTCAGAGGGCGTCGTCCTCTTCGGGGTCGGGGTAGGACTCCAGCTCGTCCTCCTCCTCGACGCGGGCGCGGCCGGGCTTCTTGCCCTTGCCCTCGCTGCCGCCGCCCAGGTCGGCGTCGGGGCCCACCACGTACCACTGGCGGCCCTGCTGGATGCGGCGCAGGACGCCCTCCTGCTCCAGCGCGGCCAGGAGCTTGGCGAAGGTGGCGAAGCCGTACTCGCTCTCGTCGAAGTCCGGCTCCTTGCGGACGATGGTCTCCTTGATGAGCGAGGGGTTCACCGGCCCCGTCGCGCGGGCGAGCAGGTTCTGCACCACCTCGCGGGCAATCTGCGGCACGTCCGACTTGGCGGGCGCCTTGCTTCCCGCGCCCGGCGCGGCCTGGGTGCTCTCCGCCTTGCTTCCGCGGCCGGTGGACTCCCGCCCGTGGCGGGCGCGCTTGCCGTGGCCCGCTTCCTCGGCGGCGCCGTGGCGGCCCTTCTCCTTGTCGCCCTTCTCCGAGCGCTGGCGGGTGCGCAGGTAGATGAACTCGTCACACGCGTTGACGAACAGGGGAGAGGTGGACTCCTTCACCGCCAGCCCGATGACGGTGCGGCCGTTCTCGCGCAGCTTGTACGCCAGGGGGCAGAAGTCGCTGTCGCCGGAGGCGATGACGAAGGTGTCGATGCTCTCTCGCGCGTAGCACAGCTCCAGCGCGTCGATGACCAGGCGCATGTCCGCGCCGTTCTTCCCCGCGCGCGTGGAGGGGGGCACGTCGATGAGCTCCACGCCGAACCGGTGCAGGCCAATCTTCGCGTCGCTGAAGCGGGACCAGTCGCAGTACGCGCGGCGGAAGACGACCTTGCCCTTCTCCAGGAGCCTGTCCAACGAGGGCTGGAGGTCGAAGTTGGAGGCACTGATGCCCGTGTTGGTGACGAGGTTCTCGAAGTCGAGGAAGAGCGCGATGCGATGCTCGTTGGTGCGACCGTTCACTTGCGGCCTCTGCGATGTGGCACCGCGTCGGGCGGCGCCAGAAGAAGGAAGGGCCCGGCGCATCCTCCGGGGGAGGGCGCCTGATGGGCCTTGCGGACGCACCCTAGCCTGTTCTGGACGGCGCGGGGGTGGGCCCGTTCATGGGATGAACACTCGATGGCAGCGGCGGCCCGGTCCGCCGCGTGGTGTCCGGGGCACGGTCCAGGCGTGAGCGGTGGGGCGTGGCCTAGCTTCTGGCGAGTCGGGTCCAAGGACCCCCAGCCGGAGCACGAGCGATGACACGAAACAGCAAGGGTGGAAGGTGCAAGTCCACCACGTTGGCCCTCTCCTCCCTGGTGGCGCTGCTGCTGCCCATGGTGGGAGGGGCCAGGGACCCCAACGTGGGTGAGGCGGCGGAAGGAAACCAGTTCGTGGAGCGCTTCGGCGAGCCCACGGGCCCCGCCATTCCGCCGCTCAACCTGGGAGGGATGATTGGCGTCGACGTGACGCCCACCCAGCCCCAGGCTCCGATTACCCAAGGGCCGAAGGTCGACGTCATGCCCGACCCGAAACGGACACAGACGCTGGAAGGAAACGTCGTGGAGATGAAGGGGGACGTGCTCTACGTCCAGGACGACACGGGCACCGTCGTCCCCCTGGACATGCAGGCGCTGCGTCTGAAGGAGCGGCCCAAGCCGGGCGAGCGCGTGGTGGCCGACTACCAGATTGAGAACGAGGTGGACAACATGGCCACCTCGCTCCACGCGGTGCGGTAGCCCCCTTCGCCGGGAGGCACTTGGGGGAGCCGCGACGCGAGCGCGGTGCTCCCCCAAGCCAACGGCGCGAAAGGGACTACTTCTTCTTCGCGCCGATGACGGTGTCGGGGCGCGCCTCGGGGCCATACTTGCCGGCCTGGTAGTCGCGAGCCATCTGCTCCAGCGTGACGAGCGGCACCTTCTTCGCGTGGCCGGCCTGACCGAACTGCTTCATGCGCTCCTCGCAGACGGCCTGCATCGCGGCGCGCGCGGGCGTCAGGTAGTAGCGCGGGTCGAACTCCTCCGGCTTGGCCGTGAAGGCCTTGCGGATGGCGCCGGTGATGGCGAGGCGGTTGTCGGTGTCGACGTTGATCTTGCGCACGCCCGCGCGGATGCCGCGCTGGATCTCCTCCACCGGCACGCCGTAGGTCTCCTTGATGCGACCGCCGTTGGCGTTGATGATGTCGCACAGCTCCTTGGGGACGGAGCTGGAGCCGTGCATCACCAGGTGGCAGTTGGGAATCTTCCGGTGGATCTCCTCGATGCGGCTCATGGCGAGCACGTCGCCGCTGGGCTTGCGGGAGAACTTGTAGGCGCCGTGGCTGGTGCCCATGGCGACGGCGAGCGCGTCGATGCCCGTGCGGTTGACGAAGTCCACCGCCTGGTCCGGGTCCGTGAGGAGCTGGTCCAGCGTGAGCTTGCCCTCGGCGCCGTGGCCGTCCTCCTTCTCACCCATGCCGTGCTCCAGCGAGCCGAGCACACCCAGCTCCCCCTCCACGGACACGCCGAAGCGGTGGGCCACGTTCACGACTTCGCGGGTGACGGCGACGTTGTACTCGTAGCTGGAGGGCGTCTTGCCGTCGTCCTCGAGCGAGCCGTCCATCATCACGCTGGTGAAGCCCATGCGGATGGCGCTGATACAGGTGTCCGGCGAGTTGCCGTGGTCCTGGTGCATGACGATGGGAATCTCCGGATAGAGCTCCACCGCCGCCTGCATCAGGTTCCGCAGGAACAGGTCATTGGTGTACTTCCGCGCCCCGCGCGAGGCCTGGATGATGGCCGGGCTCTGGGTGGCGCGAGCGGCCTCCATGATGGCCTGGATCTGCTCCATGTTGTTGACGTTGAGCGCGGCGACCCCGAAGTTGTTGGCGGCGGCGTAGTCGAGCAGGGGACGCAGGGCGATGAGCGGCATGACTGTGTCTCTCCGTGGCGGGATTGAGAAAAGTGCAGTCGCCAGTTAGCACGGACGCGCTGGCGGGCGTCGCCAAAAGCTCGGCGGCGGAGTTCCCCAGACGACGCTGTCAGGGGGTGGGGACCGGGTGCAGCTGGACCAGTGGGGGAAGGCTGTCCGCCCGCTCCAGCAGGCGCGCCTTGGGACGCACCGCGACGGGGACCCGGGAGGCGGCCATCATCTCCAAATCAAAGACATTGTCACCGAAGGCCGCATACAGCGGACGCGCGGTGCGAGCCCTCAGACAGCTCACCTTTCCCGGCCCGTAGGGGATGGGTGAGACGACGTCGGGGAGCACCACGCCGCCCGACTCCTGGGGAGTGGTGGCCACCACGTTCTCCGGTGGAAGGCCCAGCACCCGCGCGGCGGCCTCCACCACGGGGAGGGGGGAGGCGCTCACCACGTAACAGGGGATGTCACGCTCGCGGGCCCACTCCACCACGCGGTGCGTCTCCTGCTGGATGCGGCGGGACAGGCCGTGGGACTCCACGACGCCTCGGGCGAAGTCCCGCAGCTCGTCCACGTGCCAGCCCGCGAGCATCCACGCGCCCAGCTCGCACACGTCGAGCTGGGAGACGATGCCGGCCTCGTAGGCGGAGAAGAGCCTGCGGGCCAGGGTGCTGGCGCCGCCCGCTTCCTCCAGCCCGTGCGCGGTGGCCATGGCCTTGAGCCGAGGCAGGGCCTCCTCCTTGACGACGTCATGGCCCGTCACCGCCATGAACAGCTCGTCCCCCACGTCGCCGCTCCACAGCGTGCCGTCTCCGTCGAAGGCCAGCACGCCGCCGGGGGTGTGCTCCACCTCCCGGGCGATGCGCTCCAGCGTCTGCTCCACGGTCTGCATCTTCATGGTGCGCCATCCTGGCCGGGCCCCTCCCCGCGGCCAACCCCCGCGAGGACTTCGAGCGGCCCCTCCGGGATGACCCACCCTCGAGGGCGCGGGAAGTGACCACCGGCCGACGGATTCCGCACCCGTCCGTTCAGCCACCAGCGGCGCCCTGGCGCGCCGCGGACTCCGGCCCACGAGGCTCGCCGGGGGAAGGGCCGGGTGTAAGCGAGGGTGCGCGCTGGAGGCGCCCTCTCGCGAGAGGTGGAGCGCATGCGTGACGACGGTGGTCGGTCTCCGGTCGATGGTCGTGTCGGGAGGCCCCGCTTCCGGGAGCCGGAGCCGTTGTTGCCCATCATGCGGCTGGCGCTGGCCAGCTGGGTGCGGCCGGAGGGGCTCGCGCGGCGGGAGCTGGTGCTGGGCTCGACGGAGGGCGAGTCCTGGGAGGTGGTGTCGCTGGACGTCGCGAGCATGGACGCGGCGTGGCGGGTGCTCCACCTGATGGATGGCCAGC
This window contains:
- a CDS encoding NYN domain-containing protein, encoding MNGRTNEHRIALFLDFENLVTNTGISASNFDLQPSLDRLLEKGKVVFRRAYCDWSRFSDAKIGLHRFGVELIDVPPSTRAGKNGADMRLVIDALELCYARESIDTFVIASGDSDFCPLAYKLRENGRTVIGLAVKESTSPLFVNACDEFIYLRTRQRSEKGDKEKGRHGAAEEAGHGKRARHGRESTGRGSKAESTQAAPGAGSKAPAKSDVPQIAREVVQNLLARATGPVNPSLIKETIVRKEPDFDESEYGFATFAKLLAALEQEGVLRRIQQGRQWYVVGPDADLGGGSEGKGKKPGRARVEEEDELESYPDPEEDDAL
- the fba gene encoding class II fructose-bisphosphate aldolase (catalyzes the reversible aldol condensation of dihydroxyacetonephosphate and glyceraldehyde 3-phosphate in the Calvin cycle, glycolysis, and/or gluconeogenesis); this translates as MPLIALRPLLDYAAANNFGVAALNVNNMEQIQAIMEAARATQSPAIIQASRGARKYTNDLFLRNLMQAAVELYPEIPIVMHQDHGNSPDTCISAIRMGFTSVMMDGSLEDDGKTPSSYEYNVAVTREVVNVAHRFGVSVEGELGVLGSLEHGMGEKEDGHGAEGKLTLDQLLTDPDQAVDFVNRTGIDALAVAMGTSHGAYKFSRKPSGDVLAMSRIEEIHRKIPNCHLVMHGSSSVPKELCDIINANGGRIKETYGVPVEEIQRGIRAGVRKINVDTDNRLAITGAIRKAFTAKPEEFDPRYYLTPARAAMQAVCEERMKQFGQAGHAKKVPLVTLEQMARDYQAGKYGPEARPDTVIGAKKK
- a CDS encoding HAD family hydrolase; the encoded protein is MKMQTVEQTLERIAREVEHTPGGVLAFDGDGTLWSGDVGDELFMAVTGHDVVKEEALPRLKAMATAHGLEEAGGASTLARRLFSAYEAGIVSQLDVCELGAWMLAGWHVDELRDFARGVVESHGLSRRIQQETHRVVEWARERDIPCYVVSASPLPVVEAAARVLGLPPENVVATTPQESGGVVLPDVVSPIPYGPGKVSCLRARTARPLYAAFGDNVFDLEMMAASRVPVAVRPKARLLERADSLPPLVQLHPVPTP
- a CDS encoding PilZ domain-containing protein, with the translated sequence MQADTRDGTRGRESVLGYRVGTELTAVASFGNSDTPGRLVQLSLEHLTLHLDSDAMPRPGQAASVVLGQGERWATSLDAEVMEVRGGRPEVSLRFVSPPLDAGRRIVTVLEALRDNGLLLPPETRPVWKERIDRKDRVARICEALVGRQARGVARTAQGVKVNVTAVYFDPMGARMGWRFDGPVPSGPFVVEAFGYSSVVHLEARDAHEEGGRVMVSLPSEVVRYRHRWLRRAPPSSPCTLSFNHPMWPQVHVRRPVLDLSYEGLAFMTEPGEDLLYPGLRQPVLEVAMDGMPPVRLRAEVRNISSTAAGRRCGMSVRPLDAEGARAWRALVEAQMHPSTRVEGDWGDATWKLFQGSGYFGLPGKSAEDFVEERPWFDATQERLEGRTRLGYRVVRPAGESLEATLSVVKPYEGTWMAHQLARQHVPGQRSSAREALRDIYLRGYEPTQVDPDVKWFIAFCEANVRWVRFTKFDFASWYEHTGQACLTPFRLMEAEVDREWDVPEDVEVGPPTDAERERFFQEIERTRPVAYREALDLVPERFDLSRARMKWGEAGLGRERELRVARVQGRAVAMAVLESAQPGVNLFNVLDGVRMVSLGDDSQPEAQRALLALLAHAADWYRARGRRVFVHYVEGECVEYVERAALADLGEGKLWVISSALLPEFLEHLCEATTPRPAA